Proteins from a genomic interval of Euwallacea fornicatus isolate EFF26 chromosome 1, ASM4011564v1, whole genome shotgun sequence:
- the mRpL55 gene encoding large ribosomal subunit protein mL55, translated as MNTKFYQFRRLSCWTASITRPHRFTYLQFYPTLLVQPDGSTYTIRYPEPRKIIKLPINIWTLSEAERKSRLEKRKPKTKMVFEDDVEDSFDSKKYLKYLKK; from the exons atgaatacaaaattttaccagTTCAGAAGGCTGAGTTGCTGGACTGCTAGTATTACTCGTCCACATAGATTTACATATCTGCAATTTTACCCAACTTTGTTAGTCCAACCTGATGGGTCCACTTATACCATCCGATATCCAGAGCCTCGGAAAATCATTAAG CTACCAATTAATATATGGACTTTAAGTGAAGCTGAAAGAAAATCCCGATTGGAGAAGAGGAAACCAAAGACAAAGATGGTATTTGAAGATGATGTGGAAGATTCATTtgattccaaaaaatatttaaaatatttaaaaaagtag
- the LOC136342772 gene encoding uncharacterized protein codes for MSLVADYGSESEDSDSEFSVQSQQLTVQNSIKTEIKKKSVIKLEPKDDESSEDENEAETKTVPLPVFKLPTPSFQTGASVDVSGSVFVNPFLVAENEKEAILERHVKMSNNKNVGIINGKKICWNYRKGRCRFGHKCKYAHDSDIQKSQQQLKAELEVAKAQSVVCQSDSLNSSFIPQKFSLEQTNPCENSVQKPEATKTKRKRPGLSEGLVPGKKVMKQYLNNKS; via the exons ATGTCTTTAGTTGCTGATTATGGAAGTGAGTCTGAGGACTCAGATTCTGAGTTTTCTGTCCAAAGCCAGCAGTTAACAGTTCAAAATTCCAT taaaacagaaattaaaaagaagtcAGTCATCAAACTGGAGCCAAAAGATGACGAATCTAGTGAGGATGAAAATGAGGCTGAAACTAAAACAGTACCATTGCCTGTTTTCAAACTACCCACCCCATCATTCCAAACTGGTGCCAGTGTGGATGTTTCTGGTTCAGTTTTTGTAAATCCCTTTCTTGTAGCCGAAAATGAAAAGGAGGCTATTTTGGAGAGACATGTTAAGATGAGCAACAATAAGAATGTTGGGATTATAAATG gtAAAAAGATATGTTGGAATTACCGAAAAGGACGCTGCAGATTTGGGCATAAGTGTAAATATGCCCATGATTCAGATATACAGAAAAGTCAGCAACAACTAAAAGCTGAACTAGAAGTCGCTAAAGCTCAAAGTGTAGTGTGCCAGTCAGATAGTCTCAACTCAAG CTTTATACCTCAGAAATTTTCCTTGGAGCAAACAAATCCTTGTGAGAACTCTGTACAAAAACCAGAAGCAACAAAGACAAAAAGAAAGAGACCAGGCTTATCTGAAGGATTAGTCCctggaaaaaaagttatgaagcaatatttgaataataaaagttaG
- the Hr96 gene encoding nuclear hormone receptor HR96 isoform X2, which yields MKNKVDLKICGVCGDKALGYNFNAVTCESCKAFFRRNALIQKEFRCPFTNDCKITTVTRRFCQKCRLDKCISIGMCKDLIMSDEDKAQKRQKIEENRAKKRGIGANPSNNKKLKLESTERDLQDCELYSSSYNTDSDQETTISEGYQPNNPNIDGLIDQINDNSNSRLIHDNHISSTNNDKQEFSSEESSSFQNIAQHLFNLATSSGVNLGQIEQMLLSSFMNNNTIHLNEFVKNELQLIPNSELPESSSGDVSNDNSKDVVKDVQRLNQYSSKQTTNPMESIVSEAIKLEYDAYSSIAQGSSRSRELNEVERAKLNELILANKALLTPVEEDLSLIGNDFKDVVKNQMPDCPQQHTDPALLDLINLTAVGIRRLIKMAKKITAFRNMCQEDQVALLKGGCTEIMMIISARRYDPKKNIWKIPSIQENLNVNVNVLKLAKGNAYQELEKFNLTFDPKWRNDENIILILCAIVLFTPDRPRVIHQDVVKLEQ from the exons ATGAAGAACAAAGTTGATTTGAAGATTTGTGGAGTTTGTGGTGACAAAGCCCTGGGGTACAACTTCAATGCTGTGACCTGCGAGAGCTGCAAAGCTTTTTTTAGGCGCAATGCTCTGATCCAGAAAGAATTTCGCTGTCCTTTTACTAATGACTGCAAAATCACAACTGTAACTCGAAGGTTTTGTCAGAAATGCAGGTTGGACAAGTGTATTTCTATTGGTATGTGCAAAGATTTGATTATGTCTGATGAAGATAAGGCACAAAAGAGACAGAAAATTGAAGAGAACAGAGCAAAAAAAAGAGGCATCGGTGCTAATcccagtaataataaaaagttgaaactgGAATCCACAGAAAGAGATTTGCAAGATTGTGAGCTTTACAGCAGTTCATACAACACAGACTCAGACCAGGAAACCACAATTTCAGAAGGGTATCAACCAAACAATCCTAATATTGATGGCTTAATTGACCAAATAAATGACAACAGTAACAGTAGATTAATTCATGATAATCACATTAGCTCTACTAACAATGACAAACAAGAGTTTTCAAGTGAAGAGTCTTCATCATTCCAAAATATAGCTCAACATCTCTTCAATTTAGCCACTAGTTCTGGTGTTAACTTGGGTCAAATAGAACAAATGTTGTTAAGCAGttttatgaataataatactatacatttaaatgaatttgttaAGAATGAGCTACAGTTAATACCCAATAGTGAACTGCCTGAATCATCATCGGGTGATGTGTCTAATGATAATAGTAAGGATGTGGTTAAAGATGTTCAAAG ATTAAACCAATATAGCTCGAAACAAACCACAAATCCCATGGAATCGATTGTATCTGAAGCAATAAAACTAGAATATGACGCGTACTCTTCAATTGCTCAAGGCAGTTCTAGGTCTAGAGAGCTAAATGAAGTTGAAAGGGCTAAATTAAACGAACTAATTTTAGCCAATAAAGCTTTACTAACTCCTGTTGAGGAGGATTTAAGTTTAATAGGAAACGACTTTAAAGATGTTGTGAAG aACCAAATGCCCGATTGTCCCCAGCAACACACGGATCCAGCCTTATTAGATCTAATCAATTTAACTGCAGTAGGAATAAGGCGGCTTataaaaatggcgaaaaaaATCACAGCATTTAGGAATATGTGCCAAGAGGACCAGGTGGCCCTTTTAAAAGGGGGGTGCACGGAAATAATGATGATAATTAGTGCCAGGCGTTATGAtccgaagaaaaatatttggaag ATTCCCTCCATTCAAGAAAACCTAAATGTGAATGTAAACGTGCTGAAACTGGCCAAAGGCAATGCCTATCAGGAATtggaaaagtttaatttgaccTTCGATCCCAAGTGGAGGAATGATgagaatattattttgattttatgtgCAATTGTGCTGTTTACTCCAGATAGACCTCGTGTGATACATCAAGACGTAGTTAAGTTAGAGCAG TGA
- the LOC136343124 gene encoding WD repeat-containing protein 91 — translation MAHLQYLEELIREYLVFRGFASTLKSFEAELKVDKEKSFRVDKIIEQLMQFISNYDLIGLRDLWTHLDNHIFNKLESHFSPSVKKLENAVLKLYVINAVTNNKPDKVIDFFLKLTPELQNQTEWKDWFALPYIKNPEENPTFAFQCTKQWQDSLLVSLHNFLASVFQYMPVPTLAHYEEDASKILKLEQKNESLKNRLALLIDRGSESNVAPCQADPPTHLLDDFYIIAQENNIIESQGKSLKNIIRNMGTGSSPVMGRKETGNAGKKRNVSMTRNN, via the exons ATGGCTCATCTACAATATCTAGAAGAACTAATCCGTGAATACTTGGTATTCAGGGGTTTTGCCTCAACCTTGAAAAGTTTTGAGGCCGAATTGAAAGTTGATAAAGAAAAGAGTTTTCGTGTAGATAAGATAATTGAGCAATTGATGCAATTTATATCGAACTATGATTTAATTGGGCTTAGAGATTTATGGACACACCTCGATAatcatatatttaataaattggagAGCCACTTTAGTCCTA gtgttaaaaagttagaaaatGCAGTTCTGAAACTATATGTAATCAATGCAGTTACAAACAACAAACCAGATAAAgtaatagattttttccttaaattgacaccagagcttcaaaatcaaACTGAATGGAAAGATTGGTTTG CTTTAccttatattaaaaatcctGAGGAAAATCCTACATTTGCTTTCCAGTGCACAAAGCAATGGCAAGATAGCTTACTTGTTTCATTGCATAACTTTTTAGCCTCAGTGTTTCAA tatATGCCAGTTCCTACTCTAGCTCACTATGAAGAAGATGCCTCTAAAATTCTCAAACTAGAACAAAAAAACGAATCCTTGAAAAACAGACTGGCCCTGCTCATAGATAGAGGGTCAGAATCTAATGTAGCACCATGTCAAGCGGATCCTCCAACCCATCTCCTAGacgatttttatattattgcCCAAGAAAACAACATTATAGAGAGCCAGGGCAAAAGCTTAAAGAATATAATCAGGAATATGGGCACAGGATCAAGCCCTGTAATGGGTAGAAAAGAGACTGGAAATGCTGGCAAAAAGAGAAACGTTTCAATGACtaggaataattaa
- the LOC136342760 gene encoding CD63 antigen-like: MNLSCNCKMIKYLMFGFNLLFVITGIIIIAVGTAVKTVYTEYEAFLDNKYFSLPNMLIATGVIIFIISFLGCCGAAKENWIMLAIFSVLLCIIFIFEFASGIAGYVLRDRTEAYLEETLRANLASYNKTHYIWDLIQESFQCCGVDDYNDWIDIFNNSSKLPISCCPRSSGIVGAFYCNANFTTSVPTSSEVTSSTVSTTVPSNTSTNGTNLNVMNRRKRDIITTELPPSSTTPYSEGCKQAFGDYLRKHAVQIGGCAFGLAVLQILGIIFSCHLVRQLKNGYCST; this comes from the exons ATGAATCTCTCCTGTAACTGTAAGATGATAAAGTATCTTATGTTTGGATTTAACCTGCTTTTTGTG aTTACCGGCATTATCATCATAGCAGTAGGAACAGCTGTGAAGACTGTATATACAGAATATGAAGCTTTCTTAGACAACAAATATTTCTCATTGCCAAACATGTTGATAGCCACAGGCgtcattattttcataatatcgTTCTTAGGATGTTGCGGAGCTGCGAAAGAGAATTGGATTATGCTTGCAATA ttttcagtTCTCTTGTGCATCATATTCATCTTCGAATTTGCGTCTGGAATTGCTGGATATGTCCTCAGAGACCGGACTGAAGCCTATCTGGAGGAGACTTTAAGGGCAAACTTGGCGTCGTACAATAAAACTCATTATATATGGGATTTGATTCAGGAATcc TTCCAGTGTTGTGGAGTGGATGACTACAATGACTGGATAGACATATTCAATAATTCATCCAAACTACCAATATCTTGCTGCCCCCGATCGAGCGGCATCGTAGGCGCGTTCTATTGCAACGCTAATTTTACTACAAGTGTGCCCACATCTTCTGAAGTAACTTCATCAACTGTATCGACGACAGTACCATCTAATACGTCAACTAACGGAACAAACTTAAATG TAATGAATCGAAGAAAGCGTGACATAATTACAACCGAATTACCACCATCTTCTACAACACCGTACTCTGAAGGCTGCAAACAGGCGTTCGGGgattatttaagaaaacatGCAGTTCAGATTGGAGGATGTGCCTTTGGCCTGGCAGTTTTACAG ATTTTGGGAATCATCTTCTCCTGCCACTTAGTTCGTCAGCTAAAAAATGGATATTGCAGCACATAA
- the slim gene encoding kelch domain-containing protein 10 homolog, giving the protein MFSKQFSAFLKRILNVLCACILKMCNSERKDGGKPPAYSFKPFSYERVNFHLGNDKIPHPRSGHRIGADSSNFYSFGGYNPLIRLEEYHYEDDSYIDSYPLFQELWKFNFASKRWTKFANSPTLPKELVSNAVILHHNVLMVYGGTGSPFGTRCSNQLYVCNVNDESSPMVEVKTAGQLPLPQYGQAIIYHNDYLYAIGGTTGYDYTCDIHRLNLKTLTWEIVYICNGTGDYEPPGRYRHEVGFDGKRIFILAGGTADTVYDLADIPAFDIEKKMWTIEKTVPASRHGVPMARRCHGAAQIDHGNGIEVFITGGLDGESIFQDLWRLNLKSLQWTYFETCVLPRPTYFHALAVTPQGRLYVFGGIYSIDEEVKRSNAVYSTWVCIPKLSELCWEAVLQYSPQIFKYSSADLINIGLPRHFVQRLGDKKLCKY; this is encoded by the exons ATGTTTTCCAAACAATTTTCAGCTTTtctgaaaagaattttaaatgttctatgcgcatgtattttaaaaatgtgtaataGTGAGAGAAAGGATGGTGGAAAGCCTCCTGCTTATAGCTTTAAACCCTTTTCCTATGAGAGGGTTAATTTCCATCTGGGAAATGACAAAATTCCTCATCCAAGAAGTGGACATCGGATAGGTGCAGACTCTTCTAACTTTTATTCATTTGGAGGGTATAATCCATTGATTCGACTAGAAGAATACCATTATGAAGATGATTCCTATATAGACTCCTATCCCCTATTCCAAGAActgtggaaatttaattttgcatcTAAAAGATGGACCAAATTTGCCAACAGTCCAACACTGCCAAAGGAACTAGTATCAAATGCAGTTATCTTGCATCACAACGTTTTAATG GTTTATGGGGGCACTGGATCACCTTTTGGTACAAGATGTAGCAATCAGTTGTATGTGTGCAATGTGAATGACGAGTCCAGTCCAATGGTAGAAGTAAAGACAGCAGGGCAGTTACCCTTACCACAGTATGGACAAGCTATTATTTATCATAATGATTATTTATATGCTATTGGAGGCACCACAGGATATGATTATACATGTGATATTCATAG ATTAAACTTGAAAacattaacatgggaaatagTGTACATTTGCAATGGAACTGGAGATTACGAACCTCCTGGAAGGTACAGACATGAGGTGGGGTTTGATGGAAaacgaatatttattttggccGGAGGAACTGCAGATACAGTGTACGATCTAGCCGACATTCCTGCATTTGatatagaaaagaaaatgtggACTATTGAGAAGACAGTACCTGCAAGCAGACATG GAGTACCAATGGCAAGAAGATGTCACGGAGCGGCGCAAATTGACCACGGAAATGGCATTGAAGTCTTCATAACAGGAGGTCTTGATGGAGAGTCCATCTTTCAAGACCTCTGGCGATTAAATCTCAAATCATTGCAATGGACATACTTCGAAACCTGTGTTCTACCTCGACCCACATACTTCCATGCATTAGCTGTGACACCCCAAGGCCGTTTATATGTTTTCGGAGGTATCTACAGCATAGATGAGGAAGTGAAGAGGAGCAATGCAGTTTATTCAACTTGGGTTTGCATTCCAAAATTGAGTGAATTGTGTTGGGAGGCCGTTTTGCAGTACAGtcctcaaatttttaaatactctAGCGCCGATCTTATTAATATAGGTTTACCTAGGCATTTTGTGCAGAGATTGGGTGATAAAAAGTTGTGCAAATATTGA
- the Pgant6 gene encoding N-acetylgalactosaminyltransferase 6 produces the protein MRRNFVTLFKFCLISLTTMAVTVLIYRTIDKNNQTSYPIESPIVQARIYNEKIDWHNHGLIDKDSKRTGPGEQGVPAYLNSLESENYEKLFRVNGFNAALSDKIALDRSLPDIRHKQCKSKKYLKNLPSISVIVPFHNEHWTTLLRTVSSVVNRSPPELLKEVILVDDFSSKEFSKKPLDDYLKANFTNAFAIHLPERSGLIRARLAGAKIATGDVLIFLDSHTECNVNWLPPLLEPIAQDYKVCVCPFIDVIQFETFEYRAQDEGARGAFDWEFFYKRLPLLPEDLKHPAEPFKSPVMAGGLFAISSKFFWELGGYDEGLDIWGGEQYELSFKIWQCGGEMYDAPCSRVGHIYRKYAPFPNPGKGDFVGRNYRRVAEVWMDEYAQYLYMRRPHYKMLDPGDLTKQKSLREKLQCKSFKWFMENIAFDLPLKYPPIEPGDFGVGEIRNVGAPELCVDSGFKARDQVVDIAKCVKGTTKTKAEQNFTLTWHKDLRVKGKTLCFDVSDPSNKADVTLYPCHGQQGNQYWRYDIENQHFLHGGNPRCLDCDPASMRLFVTNCDDSSKTQKWRFENVNLTMLADWDNVGVPK, from the coding sequence ATGAGGCGCAACTTTGTAACCCTATTTAAATTCTGCTTGATATCTCTAACTACAATGGCAGTTACAGTTTTAATTTATCGAACCATTGATAAAAACAACCAGACATCATACCCAATAGAAAGCCCCATAGTCCAAGCTAGGatatataatgaaaaaattgattggCATAATCATGGTCTCATAGATAAAGATTCCAAGCGAACAGGACCAGGAGAACAAGGAGTTCCTGCATACCTAAATTCACtggaaagtgaaaattatgaaaagctCTTTAGGGTAAATGGCTTCAATGCAGCACTCAGTGATAAAATTGCGCTAGATCGATCCTTGCCAGATATTCGCCACAAGCAGtgcaaatctaaaaaatatttgaaaaaccttCCTTCAATTAGTGTGATAGTTCCGTTTCATAATGAACATTGGACTACATTATTACGTACAGTGAGCAGTGTAGTGAATAGATCTCCACCTGAACTCTTAAAAGAAGTGATTCTTGTTGATGATTTCAGTTCAAAGGAGTTCAGCAAAAAACCATTGGATGActatttaaaagcaaatttcacCAATGCTTTTGCTATTCATTTGCCTGAGAGGAGTGGACTGATTCGAGCCAGACTTGCTGGAGCAAAAATTGCAACAGgtgatgttttaatttttcttgacTCACACACAGAATGTAATGTCAATTGGCTTCCACCTCTTTTGGAACCCATTGCCCAAGACTACAAAGTGTGTGTTTGCCCATTTATTGATGTTATTCAGTTTGAAACTTTTGAATACAGAGCACAAGATGAGGGTGCTCGAGGTGCCTTTGAttgggaatttttttataaaagatTACCTTTACTACCTGAAGACCTAAAACATCCTGCAGAGCCTTTTAAAAGTCCAGTAATGGCTGGGGGTTTATTTGCAATTAGTAGCAAGTTTTTCTGGGAATTGGGAGGTTATGATGAAGGCTTGGACATTTGGGGAGGGGAGCAGTATGAAttaagcttcaaaatatggCAATGTGGAGGAGAAATGTATGATGCCCCTTGTTCCAGAGTTGGGCACATTTATAGGAAGTATGCCCCATTTCCCAATCCAGGCAAAGGTGATTTTGTGGGCAGAAACTATAGAAGAGTTGCGGAAGTGTGGATGGATGAGTATGCTCAATATCTATACATGAGAAGGCCACATTACAAGATGCTTGATCCTGGAGATTTAACTAAGCAGAAAAGCTTGAGGGAGAAACTGCAATGTAAATCCTTTAAATggtttatggaaaatattgcttttGATTTACCATTGAAGTACCCTCCAATTGAGCCAGGAGATTTTGGAGTTGGGGAAATCCGAAACGTCGGTGCCCCAGAGCTATGTGTCGATTCTGGCTTCAAAGCAAGAGATCAAGTTGTAGATATTgccaaatgtgttaaaggaACGACCAAAACCAAAGCAGAACAAAATTTCACTCTAACATGGCACAAAGACTTAAGAGTTAAGGGTAAAACTCTGTGTTTTGATGTGTCAGACCCAAGTAATAAGGCTGATGTCACTTTATACCCATGTCACGGACAGCAAGGAAACCAGTACTGGAGGTATGACATAGAAAACCAGCATTTCCTTCATGGAGGCAATCCACGGTGCTTAGATTGTGATCCCGCATCTATGAGACTTTTTGTGACTAACTGTGACGATAGTTCAAAAACTCAGAAATGGAGgtttgaaaatgttaatttgactATGTTGGCCGACTGGGACAATGTTGGTGTCCCCAAATAG
- the LOC136342785 gene encoding probable nuclear transport factor 2 isoform X2, with product MSLNLQYEAIGKGFVQQYYAMFDDPAQRRNLANMYNAELSFMTFEGTQLQGASKIMEKLNSLTFQKINRIITAVDSQPMFDGGVLINVLGRLQTDEDLPHAYVQTFVLKPIEGSFFVQHDIFRLVLHDTI from the exons ATGTCCCTAAATTTACAATACGAAGCGATAGGTAAAGGGTTCGTACAACAATATTATGCAATGTTCGATGATCCGGCCCAACGACGAAATTTGGCTAATATGTATAAT GCTGAATTATCTTTTATGACCTTTGAAGGGACACAGTTACAAGGAGCCtcaaaaataatggaaaaattaaat AGTTtaactttccaaaaaataaataggatAATAACAGCAGTAGACTCTCAACCCATGTTTGATGGAggagttttaattaatgttttaggGAGATTACAg ACTGATGAAGACTTACCCCATGCATATGTTCAAACATTTGTGTTAAAACCAATAGAAGGAAGTTTCTTTGTGCAACACGATATTTTCCGATTGGTGCTACACGAcacaatttaa
- the LOC136342785 gene encoding probable nuclear transport factor 2 isoform X1 has product MSLNLQYEAIGKGFVQQYYAMFDDPAQRRNLANMYNAELSFMTFEGTQLQGASKIMEKLNSLTFQKINRIITAVDSQPMFDGGVLINVLGRLQADEDPPHAFSQVFVLKPLGNSFFVQHDIFRLGIHDSA; this is encoded by the exons ATGTCCCTAAATTTACAATACGAAGCGATAGGTAAAGGGTTCGTACAACAATATTATGCAATGTTCGATGATCCGGCCCAACGACGAAATTTGGCTAATATGTATAAT GCTGAATTATCTTTTATGACCTTTGAAGGGACACAGTTACAAGGAGCCtcaaaaataatggaaaaattaaat AGTTtaactttccaaaaaataaataggatAATAACAGCAGTAGACTCTCAACCCATGTTTGATGGAggagttttaattaatgttttaggGAGATTACAg GCAGATGAAGACCCTCCTCACGCTTTTTCTCAAGTTTTTGTTCTGAAACCATtaggaaattcatttttcgtGCAACACGACATTTTCAGATTGGGAATACATGATTCAGCCTAA
- the Hr96 gene encoding nuclear hormone receptor HR96 isoform X1, which translates to MKNKVDLKICGVCGDKALGYNFNAVTCESCKAFFRRNALIQKEFRCPFTNDCKITTVTRRFCQKCRLDKCISIGMCKDLIMSDEDKAQKRQKIEENRAKKRGIGANPSNNKKLKLESTERDLQDCELYSSSYNTDSDQETTISEGYQPNNPNIDGLIDQINDNSNSRLIHDNHISSTNNDKQEFSSEESSSFQNIAQHLFNLATSSGVNLGQIEQMLLSSFMNNNTIHLNEFVKNELQLIPNSELPESSSGDVSNDNSKDVVKDVQRLNQYSSKQTTNPMESIVSEAIKLEYDAYSSIAQGSSRSRELNEVERAKLNELILANKALLTPVEEDLSLIGNDFKDVVKNQMPDCPQQHTDPALLDLINLTAVGIRRLIKMAKKITAFRNMCQEDQVALLKGGCTEIMMIISARRYDPKKNIWKIPSIQENLNVNVNVLKLAKGNAYQELEKFNLTFDPKWRNDENIILILCAIVLFTPDRPRVIHQDVVKLEQSSYYYLLRRYLESVYAGCEAKSIFLKLIQKIMELHKVNEELINVLLDVNPSQVEPLLIEIFDLK; encoded by the exons ATGAAGAACAAAGTTGATTTGAAGATTTGTGGAGTTTGTGGTGACAAAGCCCTGGGGTACAACTTCAATGCTGTGACCTGCGAGAGCTGCAAAGCTTTTTTTAGGCGCAATGCTCTGATCCAGAAAGAATTTCGCTGTCCTTTTACTAATGACTGCAAAATCACAACTGTAACTCGAAGGTTTTGTCAGAAATGCAGGTTGGACAAGTGTATTTCTATTGGTATGTGCAAAGATTTGATTATGTCTGATGAAGATAAGGCACAAAAGAGACAGAAAATTGAAGAGAACAGAGCAAAAAAAAGAGGCATCGGTGCTAATcccagtaataataaaaagttgaaactgGAATCCACAGAAAGAGATTTGCAAGATTGTGAGCTTTACAGCAGTTCATACAACACAGACTCAGACCAGGAAACCACAATTTCAGAAGGGTATCAACCAAACAATCCTAATATTGATGGCTTAATTGACCAAATAAATGACAACAGTAACAGTAGATTAATTCATGATAATCACATTAGCTCTACTAACAATGACAAACAAGAGTTTTCAAGTGAAGAGTCTTCATCATTCCAAAATATAGCTCAACATCTCTTCAATTTAGCCACTAGTTCTGGTGTTAACTTGGGTCAAATAGAACAAATGTTGTTAAGCAGttttatgaataataatactatacatttaaatgaatttgttaAGAATGAGCTACAGTTAATACCCAATAGTGAACTGCCTGAATCATCATCGGGTGATGTGTCTAATGATAATAGTAAGGATGTGGTTAAAGATGTTCAAAG ATTAAACCAATATAGCTCGAAACAAACCACAAATCCCATGGAATCGATTGTATCTGAAGCAATAAAACTAGAATATGACGCGTACTCTTCAATTGCTCAAGGCAGTTCTAGGTCTAGAGAGCTAAATGAAGTTGAAAGGGCTAAATTAAACGAACTAATTTTAGCCAATAAAGCTTTACTAACTCCTGTTGAGGAGGATTTAAGTTTAATAGGAAACGACTTTAAAGATGTTGTGAAG aACCAAATGCCCGATTGTCCCCAGCAACACACGGATCCAGCCTTATTAGATCTAATCAATTTAACTGCAGTAGGAATAAGGCGGCTTataaaaatggcgaaaaaaATCACAGCATTTAGGAATATGTGCCAAGAGGACCAGGTGGCCCTTTTAAAAGGGGGGTGCACGGAAATAATGATGATAATTAGTGCCAGGCGTTATGAtccgaagaaaaatatttggaag ATTCCCTCCATTCAAGAAAACCTAAATGTGAATGTAAACGTGCTGAAACTGGCCAAAGGCAATGCCTATCAGGAATtggaaaagtttaatttgaccTTCGATCCCAAGTGGAGGAATGATgagaatattattttgattttatgtgCAATTGTGCTGTTTACTCCAGATAGACCTCGTGTGATACATCAAGACGTAGTTAAGTTAGAGCAG AGCTCGTACTATTACCTTTTGAGACGGTACCTGGAAAGCGTTTATGCCGGCTGTGAGGCCAAGTCGATTTTCTTAAAGTTAATCCAAAAAATCATGGAGCTGCATAAAGTCAACGAAGAACTGATTAACGTCTTATTAGACGTAAATCCGTCGCAAGTGGAACCTTtgttaatagaaattttcgatttaaaatga